From Fusarium fujikuroi IMI 58289 draft genome, chromosome FFUJ_chr07, a single genomic window includes:
- a CDS encoding related to cell division control protein 25 (GDP/GTP exchange factor), with the protein MLKIQTAAVPPSIHSSRTIHDPSGDSPSASVRITTAASVQASDQQASTTRADPAWGLMNGIVGTAPMGAMYVRALYDYEADDRTSLSFHEGDVIQVITQLESGWWDGVINGVRGWFPSNYCQLITSPDDIPDSAHNGTFDAVEDDAEDPEMYDDQYDQDDDSEQDGPIALPLEGTDGGDNSRADFWIPQATPDGRLFYYNMMTGDRSMELPLESPVSSNETGPRDRMNVNIPDKTRPPPEMMARGLTQDEDDEYLTSASEAEGDSSRLASRRSKHTKRASFGALSPSTSMDSINGASPVGRLRNGASSNGHLTAGQVPNIASATSFTSTTYNLPTTATVPRSFFDDGSTPSLSWTLLVSNMRRAIDRYREAIMNNNRSEYVAKAEDISDHLRLLLAAGSGTTDNHSGQPSIISTNKALYPHFRDMMSKFSKLVISSHIAAADWPNAESIQKCLQEADGVLMGVYSYVEVARQQRGEEIPRLFPGFVIGSNTGGSWQNNGLGPRDEITANFLEDEEGVVEPTAILDNKMLERLDEQKRILVSSIRELDKSLVVLEKIVTPYRHEVIGNNVCFAGGRVLDTFRQWIAMIESIDLSSLGNSFQTPQLADLGTHKQSLYDNISDLILGCQAVAGPLADEWSEVRGEALENRLEYVRQCARALETNSSHIGFSLQLLSEQVQINMQQHQAEVRPRGNSFVRSTLQRGETMPYDRPHQRTESRTAPVRPPLITSQSFTEGEPAPGNMRRGDYSKVKKIFGEDPSPQVPVTEDTPEFLLLDYEHEVSWDSKTSPPTVKGGSLLALVEQLTRHDKLDSNFNNTFLLTYRSFTTARELFEMLIKRFNIQPPEGLSQADFEIWRDRKQKLIRFRVVNILKNWFDNFWMEDYNDESKQLVRDVYSFAKDTVKSTETPGSAPLMAVLDQRLSGKEAGARRMIQTVNQNTPTPIMPKNMKKLKFLDIDVVEFARQLTIVESRLYGKVKATECLNKTWQKKVPEGEPDLAPNVKALILHSNQMTNWVAEMILAQMEVKKRVVVIKHFVSVADRCRSLNNFSTLTSIISALGTAPIARLKRTWDQVPQRTHATLESMRRVMASTKNFGEYREALHAANPPCIPFFGVYLTDLTFIEDGIPSIIKKTNLINFAKRAKTAEVIRDIQQYQNVGYSLQPVPELQDYILNNMQAAGDVHEMYDKSLQVEPREREDEKIVRYVALRNTPASYGAVPSFF; encoded by the exons ATGCTCAAGATACAGACCGCCGCCGTGCCGCCAAGTATCCACTCTTCGCGCACTATCCACGACCCCTCCGGCGACTCACCGTCCGCTTCCGTGCGCATCACGACTGCTGCCTCCGTTCAAGCTTCCGATCAACAAGCCTCGACAACTCGGGCTGATCCCGCCTGGGGCCTCATGAACGGCATCGTTGGTACCGCCCCAATGGGGGCCATGTATGTCCGCGCCCTCTACGACTACGAGGCCGACGATCGCACTAGTCTCAGTTTCCACGAAGGAGATGTAATTCAAGTCATCACCCAGCTCGAGAGCGGCTGGTGGGATGGCGTTATAAATGGTGTTCGAGGCTGGTTCCCCAGCAACTACTGTCAGCTTATCACGAGTCCCGACGATATACCTGACAGCGCCCACAATGGAACATTTGACGCTGTCGAGGATGATGCCGAAGACCCTGAGATGTATGACGACCAATATGACCAAGACGATGACTCCGAACAAGACGGCCCTATCGCGTTGCCCCTTGAGGGGACCGACGGAGGAGACAATTCGAGGGCCGACTTTTGGATCCCACAAGCTACTCCCGATGGGCGCTTGTTCTATTACAATATGATGACAGGAGACCGCAGCATGGAACTGCCCCTGGAGTCTCCCGTATCTTCAAACGAGACTGGTCCGCGAGATCGAATGAATGTCAATATCCCCGATAAGACTAGGCCACCTCCTGAGATGATGGCCCGTGGCTTGACTCaagatgaggacgacgagtATCTGACGTCCGCATCCGAGGCCGAGGGCGACTCATCTAGACTGGCCTCACGTCGTTCCAAG CATACTAAGCGTGCCTCTTTCGGTGCCTTATCCCCATCAACATCTATGGATTCTATCAATGGCGCATCGCCTGTTGGACGTCTGCGAAATGGCGCCTCATCCAATGGCCATCTTACTGCAGGACAGGTCCCTAACATAGCATCCGCGACCTCTTTTACTAGCACTACCTATAACTTGCCGACCACAGCTACAGTTCCTCGATCATTTTTCGACGACGGCTCTACACCCTCACTTAGCTGGACTCTTCTTGTTTCTAATATGCGACGTGCCATTGATCGGTATCGGGAGGCCATCATGAACAACAACCGCTCAGAATACGTAGCAAAAGCCGAAGACATATCCGACCATTTACGACTGCTACTTGCCGCGGGGTCAGGGACTACCGATAACCATTCTGGTCAGCCATCTATCATTTCAACGAACAAGGCTCTCTATCCCCACTTCCGAGACATGATGTCCAAGTTCTCCAAGCTCGTAATATCTTCTCATATAGCAGCTGCAGACTGGCCCAATGCCGAATCTATCCAGAAATGCCTTCAGGAAGCTGACGGAGTTCTCATGGGCGTATACAGCTACGTGGAAGTGGCTCGACAACAACGAGGCGAGGAGATTCCTCGACTCTTCCCAGGCTTTGTGATTGGTAGTAACACAGGTGGAAGTTGGCAAAACAACGGCTTGGGTCCTCGAGATGAAATCACAGCCAACTTcctcgaagatgaagagggcGTTGTAGAGCCAACTGCAATTCTTGACAACAAGATGCTCGAGCGACTGGACGAACAGAAGCGCATTTTGGTATCCAGCATCCGAGAGCTCGACAAGAGCTTGGTCGTCCTAGAGAAAATCGTTACACCCTACAGGCATGAAGTTATCGGAAACAATGTTTGTTTTGCCGGTGGTAGGGTACTCGATACATTCAGACAATGGATAGCTATGATCGAATCGATCGATCTGTCTTCCCTTGGCAACAGCTTCCAGACGCCTCAGTTAGCTGACCTCGGAACACACAAGCAGAGCCTTTACGACAATATCTCTGATCTTATTCTTGGATGTCAAGCTGTCGCCGGACCCTTGGCTGATGAATGGTCCGAAGTCCGTGGTGAAGCACTGGAAAACCGCCTGGAATATGTCAGACAATGTGCCAGAGCCCTAGAAACCAACTCTTCGCACATCGGATTCTCACTTCAACTATTGTCTGAACAGGTTCAAATCAATATGCAACAACACCAGGCTGAAGTACGACCTCGGGGGAATTCCTTTGTCCGAAGCACCCTACAACGAGGCGAGACAATGCCGTATGACCGACCACACCAGCGAACAGAATCAAGGACTGCACCTGTACGACCACCACTTATCACATCACAATCTTTCACCGAAGGCGAGCCTGCTCCTGGCAATATGCGACGAGGCGATTattccaaggtcaagaagatatTTGGCGAAGATCCTTCGCCTCAAGTTCCGGTGACCGAAGATACACCAGAATTCTTACTCCTAGATTATGAACATGAAGTCTCCTGGGACAGCAAGACCTCGCCACCTACTGTTAAGGGAGGATCCCTCCTCGCTCTTGTTGAACAGTTGACTCGTCATGACAAGCTCGATTCGAACTTCAACAATACCTTCCTTCTCACTTACCGATCTTTCACAACAGCTCGGGAACTTTTCGAGATGCTTATCAAACGATTCAATATCCAACCGCCAGAAGGTCTGTCACAGGCGGATTTCGAGATTTGGAGGGACCGAAAGCAAAAACTTATTCGATTCCGTGTCGTTAACATTCTAAAAAATTGGTTCGATAATTTCTGGATGGAGGATTATAACGACGAGTCAAAACAACTTGTTCGAGATGTCTACAGTTTCGCTAAAGACACGGTCAAATCTACAGAAACTCCTGGTTCAGCACCCTTAATGGCGGTCCTTGACCAGAGGCTCAGTGGAAAGGAGGCTGGCGCTCGCAGGATGATTCAAACAGTGAACCAGAATACCCCAACACCGATCATGCCTAAgaacatgaagaagctcaaattcTTGGAtattgatgtcgttgagttTGCCCGCCAGCTCACCATTGTCGAATCCCGCTTGtatggcaaggtcaaggcgaCAGAATGTCTGAATAAGACGTGGCAGAAGAAGGTCCCTGAGGGCGAGCCCGATTTGGCCCCCAACGTTAAAGCGCTCATCCTCCACTCTAACCAAATGACCAACTGGGTCGCTGAGATGATTCTGGCGCAAATGGAAGTCAAGAAGCGAGTGGTTGTTATCAAGCACTTCGTTTCTGTTGCTGAC CGTTGCCGCTCCCTGAACAACTTCTCAACATTAACATCGATTATTTCCGCATTGGGCACTGCACCCATCGCTCGTCTCAAGCGAACATGGGACCAGGTACCCCAACGTACACACGCTACATTGGAATCGATGCGGCGGGTAATGGCAAGCACCAAGAACTTCGGAGAGTACCGAGAGGCTCTTCATGCAGCCAACCCCCCTTGTATCCCTTTCTTCG GTGTCTATCTGACTGATCTGACATTCATCGAGGATGGAATCCcgtccatcatcaagaagactAACCTCATTAACTTTGCTAAACGTGCCAAAACTGCTGAGGTCATTCGCGATATTCAGCAGTATCAGAACGTGGGGTACTCTCTGCAACCAGTGCCTGAGCTGCAAGATTACATCTTAAACAACATGCAGGCCGCTGGGGATGTTCACGAGATGTATGACAAGAGTTTGCAAGTTGAGCCCCGTGAgcgagaggatgagaagattgtGAGGTATGTTGCATTGCGGAACACGCCCGCATCGTATGGAGCGGTGCCATCTTTCTTCTAA
- a CDS encoding related to SGF73-SAGA associated factor, with protein sequence MGTDARKGDDGTIKVASKNKNGKIKLKKPAPKHSKPGNWMDGSVIESNNKKKNGALPVGAPSPGPVVNELDETSRETFATGRPLEDSPDLQQCKHCKKSVLKTAAKAHIAQCLRLKKEKAQRKKEAREARERAKEAARQEEQRKEDEENGVERGDDDSDDDGISAEKKATGSKTAKKAAGKKPEDDKKGKKRKADGDPDKGPKNKKKKDEPKAKVPKPKGPVDVERQCGVLLPNGQPCARSLTCKSHSMGAKRAVAGRSLPYDMLLAAYQKKNQAKQQKAALDANAPIEDEDEANNGPVDSDEETAAVMGALSQWRPQPLIPQPTFTPIKRQYQLARLHEQLQMATNGGRTNIFSVTGFGAQKLPEGHPGLQPASEDAPGEIDITTGFNNAGRTTATFTSQRQPSVSSRA encoded by the exons ATGGGTACGGATGCCCGAAAAG GCGATGACGGCACGATCAAAGTCgcatccaagaacaagaacggaaagatcaagctcaagaagccagCGCCAAAACACAGCAAACCTGGAAACTGGATGGATGGTAGTGTAATTGAGAGTAACA ataagaagaagaatggcgCCTTGCCTGTGGGTGCGCCCTCACCAGGTCCTGTTGTAAACGAACTCGACGAAACTTCGCGCGAAACCTTTGCGACAGGACGACCCCTCGAAGATAGCCCCGACCTGCAACAATGCAAGCACTGTAAGAAGAGCGTTTTGAAAACAGCCGCCAAGGCGCATATTGCGCAATGCTTGCGGttaaagaaagagaaggcccaaagaaagaaagaggctcGCGAAGCAAGAGAGAGGGCAAAGGAGgcagcaagacaagaagaacaacggaaagaggacgaagagaatGGGGTTGAGCGGGGCGACGACGACAGTGACGACGACGGTATCTCGGCTGAAAAGAAAGCAACTGGAAGCAAGACTGCCAAAAAGGCCGCGGGCAAGAAACCCGAGGACGataagaagggaaagaaacGTAAGGCCGATGGTGATCCAGACAAAGGACCcaagaataagaagaagaaggatgagccTAAAGCCAAGGTCCCTAAGCCAAAAG GACCTGTGGACGTGGAGCGGCAGTGTGGTGTCTTGTTACCCAATGGACAGCCATGTGCAAGATCATTGACATGTAAGAGCCACAGTATGGGAGCGAAGCGCGCAGTCGCAGGAAGATCTTTGCCATACGATATGCTTCTTGCCGCGTaccaaaagaagaatcaAGCGAAGCAGCAGA AGGCAGCGCTTGACGCCAACGCGCCgatagaagatgaagacgaagcaaATAATGGACCAGTCGATTCCGACGAAGAAACAGCGGCGGTGATGGGTGCTCTATCACAATGGCGTCCTCAACCTTTAATACCACAACCTACTTTTACTCCCATAAAACGACAATACCAGCTCGCAAGATTACACGAACAGCTTCAAATGGCCACCAATGGTGGGAGGACAAATATATTTTCGGTCACCGGTTTTGGAGCACAGAAGCTTCCCGAGGGCCATCCTGGGCTACAGCCCGCTTCAGAAGACGCTCCGGGAGAAATAGACATTACTACGGGTTTCAATAATGCCGGGCGGACGACAGCGACATTCACATCTCAAAGACAACCATCAGTTTCAAGCAGGGCATAG
- a CDS encoding related to peroxisomal ATP carrier, with protein MSSQQALNALGHAVSGSVGTAISTASLYPLDLVTTRLKAQRKTGGSTGDYDGVISAFKGIPANEGGIKALYSGLGTDVAKSVVDSFLFFGFYNYLRPRHRKPKIVEELLVGAVAGGCARALTTPISNVVTRKQMLGSDQSLLEILSEIRKESGLLGLWSGYSATLMLTLNPSITFFVNRRLAARILPALEEEDFPVAWIAFLIAASSKATATAITYPFQTGKTRLQMAGSSLSTADADVEEWQSGNSKRKHVLRRMLDLLNQSIFGVIIRIITNEGMEALYAGLQGELLKSFFSHGLTMLTKGVIHRFVVRVWVMMLLPYLRQRSLRMR; from the coding sequence ATGTCGTCTCAGCAGGCTCTCAATGCCCTTGGCCACGCCGTATCTGGCTCTGTAGGGACGGCcatatcaacagcatcactGTACCCATTGGACCTGGTTACGACTCGACTCAAGGCGCAACGAAAGACGGGAGGCTCTACAGGCGACTACGATGGTGTCATTTCGGCTTTCAAAGGCATCCCCGCCAACGAAGGAGGGATCAAGGCACTGTACAGTGGACTGGGAACGGATGTGGCCAAGTCGGTCGTGGACAGTTTTCTATTCTTTGGATTCTACAACTATCTACGCCCTCGACATCGCAAACCCAAGATTGTCGAAGAGCTTCTCGTGGGCGCCGTCGCTGGAGGGTGCGCTAGGGCTCTCACCACCCCCATCTCGAATGTTGTCACGCGGAAGCAGATGTTGGGGAGTGATCAGTCGCTTCTGGAGATTCTCTCCGAGATTAGAAAGGAAAGCGGATTGCTAGGTCTCTGGTCTGGCTACTCGGCTACCCTGATGCTCACTCTGAATCCCAGCATCACCTTCTTTGTCAATCGACGGCTGGCAGCGCGGATCTTGCCAGccctcgaagaagaggacttTCCAGTGGCATGGATCGCCTTTTTGATTGCCGCCTCGAGCAAAGCTACTGCCACTGCCATCACATATCCTTTCCAGACAGGCAAGACGCGCCTGCAAATGGCGGGCAGCTCCTTGAGCACGGCGGACGCTGATGTAGAGGAATGGCAGAGCGGAAATTCGAAGCGAAAGCATGTACTGCGGAGGatgcttgatcttctcaatcaGTCCATATTTGGCGTCATTATTCGCATCATTACGAACGAGGGTATGGAAGCACTCTACGCTGGACTTCAGGGAGAGCTCCtaaagagcttcttcagTCACGGATTGACGATGCTCACCAAGGGCGTAATTCATCGGTTTGTTGTTCGTGTATGGGTAATGATGCTTTTGCCCTATTTGCGACAGCGAAGTCTGCGGATGAGGTGA
- a CDS encoding related to RING finger domain protein, producing MVSAHSKRNTSRPVFTSHERALAKSHWSSSSARLHRDSFLPFGSCGLCLNIAREPVSCRRGDIFCRECALSNILTQKKEIKRAQKARAAAEEEAAKQKAHEDELDRERAIQDFELTQAGLDRKNKPNVAKTEDERVDATIGDSNSQALVIGGTKRKFELDKDELDRIAREDKAAKPHLPSFWTPSLTPDAQSSKLPPVAKKDKTVPTCPASASDSPHPITMQNLITINFNEEETSKGKQRTCPSCLKMLTNASNPMMSRECGHVLCHSCVKQFMIPSSKMSSSEDVQPLTCYVCDVPLTSKSHKTDTGPGSLIPGLIALQSEGTGFSAHGGNTVERSSVAFQC from the exons ATGGTGTCAGCTCACA gTAAACGAAACACCTCCCGTCCAGTCTTCACCTCTCACGAACGAGCCCTCGCAAAATCACACTGGTCATCTTCGTCCGCTCGCCTTCACCGCGACTCCTTCCTCCCGTTTGGCTCGTGTGGCCTGTGTCTCAACATTGCCCGCGAACCTGTCTCATGCCGACGCGGCGATATATTCTGCCGCGAATGCGCACTATCGAACATACTCAcgcagaagaaggaaatcaAACGCGCCCAGAAGGCGCGCGCCgctgctgaggaagaggccgCTAAGCAAAAAGCGCACGAGGATGAGCTGGATCGCGAGCGCGCCATCCAAGACTTTGAGTTGACGCAGGCTGGTCTCGATCGCAAGAACAAGCCAAACGTAGCCAAGACCGAAGATGAAAGGGTGGATGCGACAATCGGCGATTCGAACTCGCAAGCTTTGGTAATAGGAGGTACGAAGCGTAAGTTTGAACTCGACAAAGATGAACTGGATCGCATTGCGCGCGAAGACAAG GCTGCGAAACCACATCTCCCATCATTCTGGACTCCATCGCTTACACCAGACGCCCAATCCAGCAAACTCCCGCCAGTTGcgaagaaagacaagaccGTACCAACTTGTCCAGCATCTGCATCCGACAGTCCCCACCCTATCACCATGCAGAATCTCATCACAATCAACTTCAACGAAGAGGAAACGTCAAAGGGCAAGCAGAGGACTTGCCCATCATGCTTAAAGATGCTCACAAACGCCTCCAATCCCATGATGTCCAGAGAGTGCGGTCACGTTTTGTGTCACAGTTGCGTTAAACAGTTCATGATCCCATCATCCAAAATGTCATCTTCTGAGGATGTCCAACCCCTGACCTGCTACGTCTGCGACGTACCTCTGACCTCCAAGTCACACAAGACAGATACCGGCCCTGGATCTTTGATACCTGGCTTGATAGCCCTCCAGTCAGAGGGGACAGGCTTTTCAGCTCACGGAGGAAACACCGTGGAGCGATCGAGCGTTGCTTTCCAATGTTGA
- a CDS encoding BTHS-like protein produces MSDSKPPAQPSLPWRIASATVMGSVGAFARVFMNGFNTLEVTGLQGLLGVLDRRKREGRERGLLTVCNHVAVLDDPLIWGMLPMRLWYSPYGGLYQPTMTQAIKLLSGPSPASWSTASDSPLSATPASTRPPPVPQPLFFSTNGVDQFTAPSAYSAYRNAWVHVFPEACCHQSPESGLRYFKWGVSRLILESDPAPEFIPMFVHGTQHIMAEDRGWPRWAPRVGKTVKIVIGEPTDVDQLFGLQRAAWRKLVAKGDPELLRNSPEATELRISVARRVRDEVEKLRERAGFPAEKDETPALAETWAKDPLRTKFKSPVDGSLVNRHGPKEHP; encoded by the exons ATGTCAGATTCTAAACCTCCTGCGCAGCCAAGTCTGCCATGGCGCATTGCCTCAGCGACTGTCATGGGCTCAGTTGGCGCATTCGCAAGAGTATTTATGAACGGTTTTAATACCCTCGAGGTCACAGGCCTACAAGGGCTTCTCGGGGTTCTTGACCGTAGGAAAAGGGAAGGGCGTGAGCGCGGGCTGCTCACAGTGTGCAATCATGTAGCAGT ACTTGACGATCCTCTTATTTGGGGCATGCTACCAATGCG ATTATGGTACTCTCCCTATGGTGGTCTATACCAGCCAACCATGACACAAGCCATCAAGCTGCTGTCGGGCCCATCACCAGCTTCATGGTCTACAGCCTCTGACTCTCCTCTCTCTGCAACCCCTGCTTCGACAAGACCTCCTCCGGTTCCCCAAccactcttcttctccacaaACGGTGTCGATCAATTTACAGCACCGTCTGCCTACTCAGCCTATCGAAATGCCTGGGTTCACGTATTTCCAGAAGCTTGTTGTCACCAAAGTCCGGAAAGCGGATTGCGCTACTTCAAGTGGGGTGTATCTCGCCTGATCCTCGAATCTGACCCGGCTCCAGAGTTCATCCCCATGTTCGTCCATGGTACCCAGCACATTATGGCCGAGGATAGAGGATGGCCCAGATGGGCGCCTCGTGTTGGAAAGACGGTCAAAATAGTGATAGGCGAGCCGACCGACGTTGATCAGCTCTTCGGTCTGCAGCGGGCAGCATGGCGCAAGCTTGTTGCCAAAGGTGACCCAGAACTACTCCGAAATAGCCCAGAGGCTACGGAGTTAAGAATATCAGTGGCCAGGAGAGTAAGAGACGAGGTCGAGAAACTGAGAGAACGCGCAGGCTTCCCTGCAGAAAAGGACGAAACACCAGCTCTCGCGGAAACATGGGCCAAAGATCCTCTCCGCACAAAATTTAAGAGCCCAGTCGATGGCAGTCTTGTCAACAGACACGGGCCAAAGGAACACCCATGA
- a CDS encoding probable PHO85-cyclin-dependent protein kinase, translating to MDGKRHPSSFQQLEKLGEGTYATVFKGRNRQTGELVALKEIHLDSEEGTPSTAIREISLMKELKHENIVGLHDVIHTENKLMLVFEYMDGDLKRYMDTHGDRGALKPTTIKSFMYQLLKGIDFCHQNRVLHRDLKPQNLLINSKGVLKLGDFGLARAFGIPVNTFSNEVVTLWYRAPDVLLGSRTYNTSIDIWSAGCIMAEMFTGRPLFPGTTNEDQIIRIFRIMGTPTERTWPGITQFPEYKPTFHMYATQDLRNILPAIDPNGIDLLQRMLQLRPELRISAHDALQHVWFNDLMMHPQQQALQAQARGYPQAVPTQGFEAY from the coding sequence atgGACGGAAAGCGACACCCCAGCTCGTTCCAGCAGCTAGAGAAGCTCGGTGAAGGCACCTATGCCACCGTCTTCAAGGGCCGCAACAGACAGACTGGAGAGCTTGTGGCGCTCAAGGAAATCCACCTCGACTCCGAAGAGGGAACACCGTCGACTGCCATCCGAGAGATTTCGTTGATGAAGGAGCTCAAGCACGAGAATATTGTTGGGCTGCACGATGTTATACACACCGAGAACAAACTCATGCTCGTCTTTGAGTACATGGACGGCGATCTAAAGAGGTACATGGACACTCATGGTGATCGCGGCGCCCTCAAGCCTACCACCATCAAGTCCTTCATGTACCAGCTCCTCAAGGGCATCGACTTCTGTCACCAAAATCGTGTTCTTCACCGCGATCTCAAGCCCCAGAActtgctcatcaacagcaagggCGTTTTGAAGCTCGGCGATTTCGGCCTTGCCCGCGCCTTTGGTATCCCCGTCAACACCTTCTCCAACGAGGTCGTCACCCTATGGTACCGCGCCCCCGACGTCCTCCTCGGCAGCCGAACATACAACACCAGTATCGACATCTGGTCCGCGGGCTGCATCATGGCCGAGATGTTTACCGGTCGACCTCTGTTCCCCGGAACCACAAACGAAGACCAGATCATCCGCATTTTCCGCATAATGGGAACACCAACAGAGCGTACCTGGCCCGGTATCACGCAGTTCCCCGAGTACAAGCCTACATTCCATATGTACGCCACTCAAGATCTTCGAAACATCCTCCCGGCGATCGACCCCAACGGTATCGACCTGCTGCAGCGAATGCTACAGCTTCGACCAGAGCTGAGGATCAGTGCCCACGATGCCCTTCAGCACGTTTGGTTCAACGACCTTATGATGCACCCTCAGCAGCAGGCTCTCCAGGCGCAGGCTCGCGGATACCCCCAGGCTGTTCCCACTCAAGGTTTCGAGGCGTATTAG
- a CDS encoding related to beta tubulins has protein sequence MREIISLQLGQLSNYTATHFWNAQESYFTYSADEKSPIDHNVHWRAGLGADGSETFLPRTVIYDLKGGFGSLRKINALYEAGAEPDPAELWSGQSVVHKQAPINPSEYQQSLDAGTEPAQLTTSNVRYWSDFSRVYFHPRSLVQLYDFELNSTTMPFERFSMGTELFSMLDKEHDLVDRDFRPFAEECDRMQGIQVFTTIDDAWGGYASAYLESLRDEFPKTTIWTWGLQSPLLDIPRSKRQLRLANVAHSIEQLCTQATTVVPMALPEEDLSAGISLDRRSPWHTSAVMAAAIETAALPTRQVQGSSEQPSSLDDLAESLNVNGNQPLASISMSLASEKDSPEDSRINVDFFQMGRTWSRHHIARSDAHKHVFGELRSCRDLDPLGNVDEDAPRHLAPGERPMIGNSVVRKYDSSLRFPLLDAYPQIYPHLSSHPDASMHTTLSTNSSLVQRIRNLRSDSARLVSVNEREDIGNGLAELADAYQEGWFSGSDDDDDDL, from the exons ATGCGTGAAATCATCAGTCTTCAGCTCGGTCAGCTGAGTAACTATACGGCTACTCACTTCTGGAATGCCCAG GAGTCATACTTTACATACTCAGCCGACGAAAAGTCACCTATAGATCACAATGTTCATTGGCGGGCCGGTCTAGGTGCTGACGGCTCAGAAACATTTCTCCCACGAACAGTCATATACGATCTCAAAGGCGGTTTTGGCTCTCTACGCAAGATTAATGCACTGTATGAAGCTGGAGCCGAACCAGATCCTGCGGAATTATG GTCAGGTCAATCAGTCGTTCACAAACAGGCGCCCATCAATCCAAGCGAGTACCAGCAGAGCCTCGATGCAGGTACTGAACCGGCACAACTGACAACCTCCAATGTGAGATACTGGTCCGATTTCTCACGAGTCTACTTCCATCCACGTTCACTGGTCCAGCTCTATGACTTTGAGCTCAACTCGACAACCATGCCCTTTGAGCGTTTCTCAATGGGCACAGAGCTCTTCTCGATGCTCGACAAGGAGCACGATCTTGTGGATCGAGACTTCAGGCCCTTTGCAGAAGAGTGTGACAGGATGCAGGGAATACAGGTCTTCACTACTATCGATGATGCTTGGGGTGGCTATGCATCCGCATATCTCGAGTCCTTGAGGGATGAATTCCCAAAGACAACCATATGGACCTGGGGTCTTCAGAGCCCCTTGCTTGATATTCCCAGATCAAAGCGTCAACTTCGCCTTGCCAACGTCGCTCACAGTATCGAACAGCTTTGCACGCAGGCAACGACAGTTGTTCCTATGGCTTTACCCGAAGAGGACCTGTCAGCTGGCATATCGTTGGATCGCCGCTCACCCTGGCACACATCTGCTGTCATGGCTGCAGCTATCGAAACGGCCGCCTTACCTACACGTCAGGTACAAGGCTCTTCGGAGCAGCCAAGCTCTCTAGACGACCTGGCTGAGAGTCTGAACGTCAATGGCAATCAACCCCTGGCCAGCATCAGCATGTCATTGGCATCTGAAAAGGACTCACCGGAAGACAGCCGCATCAATGTCGACTTCTTCCAAATGGGGCGCACTTGGAGTCGACATCATATTGCTAGGTCGGATGCCCATAAGCATGTCTTCGGCGAACTCCGATCTTGCAGAGACCTGGACCCCCTTGGAAACGTTGATGAAGACGCCCCTAGACATCTTGCTCCTGGCGAACGCCCCATGATAGGCAATTCTGTTGTGCGCAA ATATGATTCATCCCTCAGATTCCCGTTACTGGACGCCTACCCCCAAATCTACCCTCATCTCAGTAGCCATCCTGATGCCAGCATGCATACCACACTCTCCACAAACAGCTCATTAGTGCAACGGATCAGAAATTTGCGGTCGGACTCTGCTCGACTTGTATCAGTGAACGAAAGAGAGGATATTGGTAATGGATTGGCAGAACTGGCTGATGCCTACCAAGAAGGCTGGTTCAGTggcagtgatgatgacgacgacgacctCTGA